In Maylandia zebra isolate NMK-2024a linkage group LG12, Mzebra_GT3a, whole genome shotgun sequence, a single genomic region encodes these proteins:
- the prlhr2a gene encoding prolactin releasing hormone receptor 2a, with product MEVSGSGWAAELTPPCVTQAANGNDSGQVFEVALQNSSSKRSPQFAGVELLQSFKPLIIPCYTLVALVGVFGNYLLLYVICRTRKMHNVTNFFIGNLAFSDMLMCATCVPFTLAYAFNPHGWVFGRFMCYLVYLIQPVTVYVSVFTLTAIGVDRYYATVHPLKKRISVLACTYLLSGIWLLSCCLVAPAVAHTYHVEFKNEGFTICEEFWMGQERQRLAYAYSTLFITYVLPLSALCISYLCISVKLRNCVIPGHHTESQAEAQRVRKRKTFRLVSLVVAAFGICWMPISVFNVLRDIDIDLIDKQYFLLIQLLCHLCAMSSSCCNPFLYAWLHDRFRAELRKMFTCRRRIGISANNCATASVVL from the exons ATGGAGGTTTCGGGCAGTGGGTGGGCAGCTGAGCTCACCCCTCCGTGTGTGACACAAGCTGCAAATGGAAACGACTCTGGTCAGGTGTTTGAGGTGGCGCTGCAGAACAGCTCCTCCAAGCGCAGCCCCCAGTTTGCGGGCGTGGAGCTGCTGCAGTCCTTCAAGCCGCTTATCATTCCCTGCTACACCCTCGTGGCTCTGGTGGGCGTCTTTGGCAACTACCTGCTCCTCTATGTCATCTGCCGCACTCGCAAGATGCACAACGTCACCAACTTTTTCATTGGAAACCTGGCTTTCTCTGACATGCTGATGTGTGCTACGTGTGTCCCCTTCACGCTGGCCTATGCCTTCAACCCACACGGTTGGGTGTTTGGTCGCTTCATGTGCTACCTGGTGTACCTCATACAGCCGGTGACGGTGTACGTGTCAGTGTTCACCCTCACTGCCATTGGTGTAGACAG ATACTATGCCACGGTGCACCCTTTGAAAAAGCGGATCTCGGTCTTGGCGTGCACCTACCTCCTGTCTGGGATCTGGCTGTTGTCCTGTTGTCTGGTGGCCCCGGCTGTGGCTCACACCTACCACgtggaatttaaaaatgaagGCTTCACCATCTGTGAGGAGTTCTGGATGGGCCAGGAGAGGCAGCGGTTGGCCTACGCCTACAGCACTCTCTTCATCACCTACGTCCTGCCTCTGTCGGCCCTCTGCATTTCTTACCTGTGCATCTCCGTCAAACTGCGGAACTGCGTCATACCCGGCCACCACACAGAGAGCCAGGCAGAGGCTCAGCGCGTTCGCAAACGCAAGACCTTCCGTCTGGTGTCCCTGGTGGTGGCGGCATTTGGCATCTGCTGGATGCCCATCAGCGTGTTCAATGTCCTGCGTGACATTGACATCGATCTGATCGACAAGCAGTACTTTCTACTCATTCAGCTGCTTTGCCATCTGTGCGCAATGAGCTCATCCTGCTGTAACCCTTTCCTCTACGCCTGGCTGCACGACCGCTTTCGAGCTGAGCTTCGCAAAATGTTCACGTGCCGCCGTCGCATTGGCATCTCAGCCAACAACTGCGCCACAGCCAGTGTGGTATTGtga